From one Lycium ferocissimum isolate CSIRO_LF1 chromosome 5, AGI_CSIRO_Lferr_CH_V1, whole genome shotgun sequence genomic stretch:
- the LOC132057803 gene encoding WEB family protein At2g38370-like produces the protein MDVSETSRVEIDTSAPFESVKEAASRFGGIGFWKPTLNKSSQDAEEKVDIAKVEEQAAQLEKDLIVKERETLEVLKELESTKVMIEELKSKLQKETYEVNATLSTDAEAKDAHLTDEVEKKENIVSSNQDGLDLCPSSAPGFILLELKQAKLNLTRTTSDLADIRTTVESYNKKIEKERILLERTRQKLSSNSSKVSSLEEELNKTKEKLKLVKHAEDGSCDPIDLTRELHRLTNETDQFKKVGEAAKSEVLKAISEIEHTKTRIKTAEIRLVAAKKMKAAARAAEAVALAEIKAISSTEKGVTLTYEEYSCLLSKAKDAEEASKKRVEDAMMQVDEADVSKSEILKKVEEATEEVKVSKKALEEALSRVEAANEGKLAVEVALRKWRSENGQRRRSIQNSTKFKNPSSSRKDSVLVDVNGLTLVNDELKPVLKPTLSIGQILNKKLLLTEEFEKGKKAGKRTVSLAQMLGKNTGELHLTRKDEKENGVKHHLPAKRKKFGFAKISHLVNQHSKKKKQHTTSLRCRSAE, from the exons ATGGATGTCTCTGAAACCTCTAGAGTTGAGATAGATACTTCAGCTCCATTTGAGTCAGTTAAAGAAGCTGCAAGTAGATTTGGTGGAATTGGCTTTTGGAAACCCACTCTCAATAAGTCTTCTCag GATGCTGAAGAGAAGGTTGACATTGCAAAAGTGGAAGAACAGGCTGCGCAGTTGGAAAAAGATCTCATTGTAAAAGAGAGGGAAACACTTGAGGTGTTAAAAGAACTGGAAAGCACTAAAGTTATGATAGAAGAGCTGAAATCGAAGTTGCAGAAGGAGACATATGAGGTCAATGCTACACTAAGTACCGATGCCGAAGCTAAGGATGCACATCTTACTGATGAAgtagaaaaaaaggaaaacattgTAAGCAGTAATCAGGATGGTTTGGATCTGTGTCCCTCTTCAGCTCCAGGTTTTATCTTATTGGAATTAAAACAGGCTAAACTAAACTTGACCCGGACAACTAGTGATCTTGCTGATATTCGAACCACTGTTGAATCATATAACAAGAAAATCGAAAAAGAAAGAATCTTGCTTGAGAGGACTCGCCAAAAATTATCTTCAAATTCCTCAAAGGTTTCATCTCTTGAAGAAgagttaaacaaaacaaaagaaaaactaaagcTGGTGAAACATGCCGAAGATGGTTCTTGTGATCCTATCGATTTGACGAGGGAGCTCCACAGACTGACTAATGAGACCGATCAGTTTAAGAAAGTTGGAGAAGCTGCTAAATCAGAAGTATTGAAGGCTATATCTGAGATTGAACATACAAAAACAAGAATCAAAACAGCGGAGATAAGGTTGGTTGCGGCGAAGAAGATGAAAGCAGCAGCTAGAGCTGCTGAAGCTGTTGCTCTTGCTGAAATCAAGGCCATATCAAGCACTGAGAAAGGGGTAACTCTTACCTATGAGGAGTATTCATGTCTATTGTCCAAAGCTAAAGATGCAGAAGAAGCTAGCAAGAAAAGAGTAGAAGATGCAATGATGCAAGTGGATGAAGCTGATGTGTCAAAATCCGAAATCTTGAAGAAAGTAGAAGAAGCTACAGAAGAAGTTAAAGTTAGTAAGAAAGCATTAGAAGAAGCACTGAGCAGAGTGGAGGCTGCAAATGAAGGAAAATTAGCAGTAGAGGTAGCTCTGCGCAAATGGAGGTCCGAAAATGGACAGAGAAGACGTTCTATACAGAACTCAACCAAGTTCAAAAATCCTTCTTCATCTCGGAAAGACTCTGTCCTGGTTGATGTCAATGGCCTCACTCTTGTAAATGATGAGTTAAAACCAGTTCTAAAGCCGACTCTATCAATAGGGCAAATATTGAACAAGAAGTTGCTTTTGACCGAAGAGTTTGAGAAGGGAAAAAAGGCTGGAAAGCGTACAGTATCGCTAGCACAGATGCTCGGGAAAAACACTGGTGAGTTGCATTTAACTCGGAAGGATGAGAAGGAGAATGGAGTTAAGCATCATCTCCcggcaaaaagaaaaaagtttggTTTTGCTAAGATCTCGCATCTTGTGAATCAACACTCCAAGAAAAAGAAGCAGCACACTACAAGTTTGAGGTGTAGATCAGCTGAGTGA